The genomic stretch TAGCCTGAACGTGAAACATGGGCGATTTGGCAAAGATACCGCACGATACGTTTTAATTGATATTTATCGATGATTTGATGAATCAACTCGAATTTTTGTGTAGTCGTTATGTTTATTTCTTTTTTCTCATCTGCCTTTCGAGTAGATCGAGCTTTTTTAAGAATTCGTTTTCTGCTTCTACCAAGTTCAGCTTTGCTTCTAAGCGGGCATATTTTTCTTCTAGACTTAATTCACGCTCTAAAGGGCGACCTGACGCATGTTTTCTGGCATCTTCTAATCCGATGAGCCCGTGATCTTGATAAGCCGAACGCCAACGATTCGAAGCTTTATGAATCCGTGTAAGACCAAGGGCTCCAATGTCAAAACCAGCCTCCAGAAAAATTTCACTCGGGATTTTTCCTTTGTCATATTCATCAATGAAAAATCCTTTAAATTCTTCTGTGTACGTAATGGCTTTTGCACTCACGTTTTTGACATACGGATTTAATTTTAATTGTGCCTGTTGTTGGTTTGTGAATATTTTCTTTGTCATTTCAGTTACCCCACCGCTCGTTTTTTCTTGATTATAAACAAAAATGCACCCTAATAAGATGACTTTTTTCAAAGTGTCTATCTTATAGGGTACATTTTATTTTGTTGGTCACCTTTTTAAATGATTCAGATTACATGAACTTTCATTAATTCAGCCATTTAAAAATATCTTCTTGAGCTATGGTCGCTACACTATACAACAGAAGCATATCATCATAATGATGTTCCTGTAGATACTCGTCTACATTCATCCGGAAGTAACGCATGTCAATCATATGAATGGTGGAGTAATGCTGGGCTAGAAACGGCACCATTGCATTAGCATAGGAGTCTTTAAAGACGATAATACTGCGATCTTTATTACCTTCCTCATGAGGTATATGGATCGTGACAAGCGGGAAGTTCCCGCCAAAGAAAACCTTATATTTATCCCGCTCATTCTGTGCCTTCATATCGTAAAAAGAATTCTCACATGCGCTTTGTCCCTCGATACAGACTTCGTATTCGGGTAGAGAAGTCTCAAGCAATTCCAAGCGATCTGGAGTAATATCACGCTGGTTTGCCTTGGTATAAAATGTACCGTAGAACGCATCACTAAACGGCTTTGCCTCAAGTGCTGCTTCAGGAGTAGGAGAGAGGCCTATGGAGTTAGCAAAGGCTTGATATCCATAGTACGCTCCTCGTGTCGTCCAGTGATGATCCGTACGAAAATAGATTTGTGCGGTATTTTTCTTCTGTTGCAGTATTTCTCTGATATCAACGGGTGCAACCCGTCCATTCAGCTCGCTAAAGATTTGATCCATCAGCGGTGACTGGGGAGTGTCCGTTGCATCTGCATATTTGGGTAAATACTCGCCATTCAGCGTCTGGGAATTCGGAACAAGCAGAAGAGATAACGAATCAACATCCTTCTGATGACGCTCAGCAAAACGAGCAATCTGCTCTATATTCTGACTCAGCTGCTCCTCATCGTACGTAAACCGTTCAAATAGATATCCTCTACTGCCAAAGAATACTTGCTTATTTTCCGTCTTGCCTGACATTCGCTCCATATCTGATTTGAGTCCAACCCAGTTGTCACGACCTACAAACTGATCCACTAAATAATCGTCTAGTTGATCTGTATATCGTCCACTCCAGAGTTTGTCCCAGGAGAAGGAGGGGAACTTAGCCAAGACGCGATTTTCAAATTCAGATAAGGTCCGGTCCGGTTCCCATAAGCTCCATATACCAAAACAGCTGATAAATAGAAGAAAGCCGCTGGTTACGATAACTGCTCTTTTCCGATTCAATGATCTTCACCTCCTAAAAACGGAAATACAGAAATGGATTATACGAGTCATCGATAATATATGCAGTGGAAGCGAGCAGAAGGATGGTTAGAACAATCACTTCAAGGATCGCCATGACTGTAGGATTCATTCTGTTATTTAGTTTGGATGTCAAACGCGCCGCAATCGGTGTCGAGGCGAACGTTAACACGATGAGCAGTGCTCCATACGATTGTAGATAGTAAAGATTCGTTCTACTTATCCATTCCGCTTGGGTAAATCCAAGCATTACCTGAAGATAGTGAGGAAGTTGAGTAAGATCCTCAATAGCGAATAAAGTCCAGCCAATCAGGATGACAGCTATAAAATACAGATGCCGGAAAGGACGCCAGATCCTTTCAAGCCATTTTCCAAGCCATAACTTCTCGATCGCAATGAGGAAGCCAAAATACAGACCCCACAGTACAAAGTTCCAGTTCGCTCCATGCCATAATCCAGTCAAAAACCAGACAATAAATAGATTTACGAGAAGCCTCCACTTACGAACCCTGCTTCCCCCGAGCGGGAAATATACATAATCCCGAAACCATGAGCCGAGCGTAATATGCCATCTGCGCCAGAACTCGGAAGCATTCTCAGATATGTAGGGATAACGAAAGTTCTCAGGAAATTCAAAACCGAGCATCCTGCCG from Paenibacillus polygoni encodes the following:
- a CDS encoding DHHW family protein, which produces MNRKRAVIVTSGFLLFISCFGIWSLWEPDRTLSEFENRVLAKFPSFSWDKLWSGRYTDQLDDYLVDQFVGRDNWVGLKSDMERMSGKTENKQVFFGSRGYLFERFTYDEEQLSQNIEQIARFAERHQKDVDSLSLLLVPNSQTLNGEYLPKYADATDTPQSPLMDQIFSELNGRVAPVDIREILQQKKNTAQIYFRTDHHWTTRGAYYGYQAFANSIGLSPTPEAALEAKPFSDAFYGTFYTKANQRDITPDRLELLETSLPEYEVCIEGQSACENSFYDMKAQNERDKYKVFFGGNFPLVTIHIPHEEGNKDRSIIVFKDSYANAMVPFLAQHYSTIHMIDMRYFRMNVDEYLQEHHYDDMLLLYSVATIAQEDIFKWLN